The Prinia subflava isolate CZ2003 ecotype Zambia chromosome 15, Cam_Psub_1.2, whole genome shotgun sequence genome contains a region encoding:
- the ANKRD34C gene encoding ankyrin repeat domain-containing protein 34C — protein sequence MDEVMELELGGNSLLKAVWLGRLRLTRLLLEGGAYINESNEKGQTALMVACITTHVDQQSIHKAKMVKYLLDNRADPNIQDKSGKTALMHACIRGAGGDVVSLLLESGADPSLEDHSGASALVHAINAEDQAVLQHLLNACRAKGKEVIIITMDTSASGTKTAKQYLNVAPALEFKERVPLEESSAPSSAHLKTPSSAPSPAEKESSVLTPHPSHAGDTEPPSPGQRAGTARRAQLPRLKRLRSEPWGLVAPSVLAASGHRDDSEVITGISDLSLSKKPSLTRSSSSSKGRDPSVFPPVDEQALGPLARKATHEKSQGTHPCLSRSTTVPEEPESTSSAASSVAGVDTPHWWRPGTEHNGDSQVTEAGKGPSERRKLSGSHLALLDGSCDSPSGSTSTSPSTGRHRPPGLLERRGSGTLLLDHISHTRPGYLPPLNVNPNPPIPDIGSSKAPSLLAAGLKPLVPLTPSSPRRGDLRAHRKLLRRHSMQAEQMRHLSEFEEVVAQ from the coding sequence ATGGATGAAgtgatggagctggagctggggggcAACTCCCTCCTGAAGGCCGTGTGGCTGGGCCGGCTGCGGCTGACCCgactgctgctggaagggggCGCTTACATCAACGAGAGCAACGAGAAGGGGCAGACCGCGCTGATGGTGGCCTGCATCACCACGCACGTGGACCAGCAGAGCATCCACAAGGCCAAGATGGTGAAGTACCTGCTGGACAACAGAGCTGACCCCAACATCCAGGACAAGTCTGGGAAAACCGCCCTCATGCACGCCTGTATccgaggggctgggggggatgtggtgtccctgctgctggagagcgGGGCAGACCCCAGCCTGGAGGACCACTCAGGAGCCTCAGCACTGGTCCACGCCATCAATGCCGAggaccaggctgtgctgcagcacctcctgaaTGCCTGCAGAGCCAAGGGGAAGGAGGTGATCATCATCACCATGGACACATCAGCCTCTGGCACCAAGACTGCCAAGCAGTACCTGAACGTTGCCCCTGCACTGGAGTTCAAGGAGAGGGTTCCCCTCGAGGAGAGCAGTGCCCCCTCCAGTGCGCACCTGAAAACTCCCAGCTCAGCACCTTCACCTGCCGAGAAGGAGAGCAGCGTTCTCACCCCACACCCTTCACACGCTGGGGACACTGAGCCACCCTCCCCAGGCCAGAGAGCCGGCACTGCCCGCAGAGCCCAACTGCCCCGGCTGAAGCGGCTGCGGTCAGAGCCCTGGGGTCTGGTGGCACCCTCGGTGCTGGCAGCCTCTGGTCACCGCGATGACAGCGAGGTCATCACGGGCATCAGCGACCTCTCGCTCTCCAAAAAGCCCTCCCTCAcccggagcagcagcagcagcaagggaagGGACCCCTCGGTCTTTCCCCCGGTGGATGAGCAGGCACTGGGGCCACTGGCACGGAAAGCCACCCACGAGAAGAGCCAGGGCACCCACCCCTGCCTGTCCCGGAGCACCACAGTGCCGGAGGAGCCAGAGAGCACCAGCTCTGCCGCCAGCTCAGTTGCGGGGGTGGACACTCCACACTGGTGGAGGCCAGGCACTGAGCACAATGGAGACTCCCAGGTCACCGAGGCGGGGAAGGGGCCATCGGAGAGGAGGAAGCTGAGCGGGTCCCACCTGGCCTTGCTGGACGGTTCCTGTGACTCTCCctctggcagcaccagcacatcACCCAGCACCGGCCGGCACCGGCCACCCGGCTTGCTGGAGAGGCGAGGATCCGGGACCCTGCTGCTGGACCACATCTCCCACACGAGGCCGGGATATCTGCCCCCCTTGAACGTGAACCCCAACCCCCCGATTCCTGACATTGGCTCCAGCAAagccccctccctgctggctgctgggctgAAGCCGCTGGTGCCCCTCAcacccagctctcccaggcgAGGCGATCTGAGAGCGCACAGGAAGCTGCTCCGCAGACATTCCATGCAGGCGGAGCAGATGCGGCACCTCTCCGAGTTTGAGGAGGTCGTGGCGCAGTAG
- the LOC134558466 gene encoding gonadotropin-releasing hormone II receptor-like isoform X2, whose translation MQVRVAVTFALFALSAGCNLAVLGAVGGRGSGRRPHIRLLLRHLAAADLLVTVVVMPLDAVWNITLQWRAGDLLCRLLMYLRLLAMYASAFVTVVISLDRQAAILRPLAIARARARNRAMLHAAWILSAGLAVPQLFLFHTITLRPPHNFTQCTTRGSFPRPWHETLYNMVGFACLFLLPLLIMVCCYARILLEISRRMGSGLFSSQDASLRCSRNNIPRARLRMLRMSLVIVSSFILCWTPYYLLGLWHWFCPRALERRISPALTHILFIFGLFNACLDPITYGLFTIPLRGGWGCPCRHGPLAQPPSPATSSFRCSASSLPPQRGVQGVRLSPGAARDASCHSSSL comes from the exons ATGCAG GTGCGCGTGGCCGTCACCTTCGCCCTCTTTGCCCTCTCGGCCGGCTGCAACCTGGCGGTGCTGGGGGCAGTGgggggccggggcagcggccGGCGCCCCCATATCCGCCTGCTGCTGCGGCACCTGGCCGCCGCCGACCTGCTGGTCACCGTGGTGGTGATGCCGCTGGACGCCGTCTGGAACATCACGCTGCAGTGGCGGGCGGGCGACCTCCTGTGCCGCCTGCTCATGTACCTGCGGCTGCTGGCCATGTACGCCTCCGCCTTCGTCACCGTGGTCATCAGCCTGGACCGGCAGGCCGCCATCCTGCGCCCGCTGGCCATCGCCCGCGCCCGCGCCCGCAACCGCGCCATGCTGCACGCCGCCTGGATCCTCAGCGCGGGGCTGGCCGTGCCACAG CTGTTCCTGTTCCACACCATCACCCTGCGGCCCCCGCACAACTTCACCCAGTGCACCACACGGGGCAGCTTCCCCCGGCCCTGGCACGAGACCCTCTACAACATGGTGGGCTTTGCCTGCCTCTTCCTGCTCCCGCTGCTCATCATGGTGTGCTGCTACGCCCGCATCCTGCTGGAGATCTCCCGCCGCATGGGCTCCGGCCTCT tcTCCTCGCAGGACGCGTCGCTGCGGTGCTCCAGGAACAACATCCCCCGGGCGCGGCTGCGGATGCTGCGCATGAGCCTGGTCATCGTCTCCTCCTTCATCCTCTGCTGGACCCCCTACTACCTGCTGGGGCTCTGGCACTGGTTCTGTCCCCGCGCCCTGGAGAGGAGGATCTCGCCGGCCCTCACACACATTCTCTTCATCTTTGGCCTCTTCAACGCATGCCTTGACCCCATCACCTACGGGCTCTTCACCATCCCCCTCCgggggggctggggctgcccgtGCCGGCACGgccccctggcccagcccccctccccagccaccAGCTCCTTCCGCTGCTCAGCGTCCTCCCTGCCGCCCCAGCGGGGCGTCCAGGGGGTGCGGCTatccccaggggctgccagggacgcctcctgtcacagcagctccctgtga
- the ANPEP gene encoding aminopeptidase N, whose product MAAGFFISKTVGIVAIVLGLGAVATIIALSVVYAQEKNKGTSDVGTNTTAGPGTTTSTTPAPNNPWNRWRLPATLKPEFYEVSLQPFLKPDANNMYIFKGNSSVVFVCEEATNLILIHSNKLNYTMQGSFHATLEAEGVGTVPAISRTWLETATQYLVVQLDAPLQQGQRYRLSSSFTGELADDLAGFYRSEYTESGNKQVVATTQMQAADARKAFPCFDEPAMKANFSVTLIHPSNYTAISNMPAKNTRQQMINGEAWNVTEFETTPRMSTYLLAFIVSQFTYVESNSQKTQIRIWGRPNAIREGQGDYALNVTGPILSFFEEHYKTSYPLPKSDQVGLPDFNAGAMENWGLVTYRENSLLFNDGYSSIGNKERVVTVIAHELAHQWFGNLVTLRWWNDLWLNEGFASYVEYLGADSAELSWNIKDLMVLNELHAVMATDALASSHPLSFREEEINTPAQISEVFDSIAYSKGASVLRMLSSFLSEDIFKKGLQSYLHTFSYNNTVYTDLWVHLQEAVEKNNVQLPDSISNIMDRWTLQMGFPVVTVDTRSGTVNQTHFLLDPTSSVDRPSVFNYTWIVPITWMTGSSHGNSTYWLTKVTDTNNNFKLNSSSWLLLNLNVTGYFRVNYNQENWDQLLNQLGTNHTVFPVINRAQIIDDAFNLARAKYVNVTLALDTTRFLSQETEYIPWQAALNNLQYFQQMFDRSEVFGAMSRYMKKQVTPLFSYYKNITNGWKDIPSGLMVQYNEVNAISTACSYGVTECQQLATDYLRQWQDATDNPVPPNLRSAIYCSMVATGGEEAWDFLWEKFQNATVVSEADKLRTALSCSPHPWILNRYLEYTLDPTKIRKQDATSTINSIASNVVGQPLAWDFIRGNWRTLFSQYGGGSFSFSRLILSVTQRFSSEFELQQLEQFKKDNQDIGFGSGTRALEQALERTRANINWVKENRATVLAWFEDQTK is encoded by the exons ATGGCAGCCGGCTTCTTCATCAGCAAGACCGTGGGCATCGTGGCCATCGTGCTgggcctgggggctgtggcCACCATCATTGCACTCTCGGTGGTGTACGCCCAGGAAAAGAACAAGGGGACATCAGATGTGGGAACCAACACCACGGCTGGCCCCGGCACCACCACCAGCACTACCCCTGCCCCAAACAACCCCTGGAACCGGTGGAGGTTGCCGGCCACACTGAAGCCAGAGTTCTAcgaggtgtccctgcagcccttcttgAAGCCCGATGCCAACAACATGTACATCTTCAAGGGCAACAGCAGCGTGGTCTTCGTGTGCGAGGAAGCCACCAACCTCATCCTCATCCACAGCAACAAGCTCAACTACACCATGCAGGGCTCCTTCCATGCCACGTTGGAGGCAGAGGGTGTTGGCACGGTCCCTGCCATCTCCCGCACGTGGCTGGAGACTGCCACCCAGTACCTGGTGGTGCAGCTGGACGcgcccctgcagcagggccagcggTACCGCCTGTCCAGCAGCTTCACCGGGGAGCTGGCCGATGACCTGGCTGGCTTCTACCGCAGTGAATACACAGAGTCAGGCAACAA GCAGGTGGTGGCCACCACGCAGATGCAGGCGGCTGACGCACGCAAAGCTTTCCCCTGCTTCGACGAGCCGGCCATGAAAGCCAACTTCTCGGTGACACTGATCCACCCCTCCAACTATACAGCCATTTCCAACATGCCTGCCAAAA ACACCAGGCAGCAGATGATTAATGGGGAGGCCTGGAATGTCACTGAGTTTGAAACCACCCCCCGGATGTCCACGTACCTTCTGGCCTTCATTGTCAGCCAGTTCACCTACGTGGAGAGTAACTCGCAGAAGACACAG ATTCGCATCTGGGGCCGCCCCAATGCCATCCGGGAGGGCCAGGGCGACTACGCACTCAATGTCACCGGCCCCATCCTCAGCTTCTTTGAGGAGCATTACAAAACGTCCTACCCGCTCCCCAAGTCtg ACCAGGTTGGCCTCCCTGACTTCAACGCGGGTGCGATGGAGAACTGGGGGCTGGTGACCTACCGGGAGAACTCGCTGCTCTTCAATGATGGCTACTCCTCCATTGGCAACAAGGAGCGCGTGGTGACCGTCATCGCCCACGAGCTGGCACACCAG TGGTTTGGGAATTTGGTGACGCTGCGGTGGTGGAACGACCTGTGGCTGAACGAGGGCTTTGCCTCGTATGTGGAGTACCTGGGTGCCGACTCTGCTGAGCTCTCCTGGAACATC AAAGACCTGATGGTGCTGAACGAGCTGCATGCGGTGATGGCGACAGACGCCCTGGCCAGCTCCCACCCGCTCTCCTTCCGTGAAGAGGAGATCAACACCCCAGCCCAGATCAGTGAAGTCTTTGACAGCATCGCCTACAGCAAG GGAGCGTCGGTGCTGCGGATGCTCTCGAGCTTCCTCAGTGAGGACATCTTCAagaaggggctgcag TCCTACCTCCACACCTTCTCCTACAACAACACCGTCTACACTGACCTCTGGGTCCACCTGCAAGAG gcGGTGGAGAAGAACAACGTGCAGCTGCCTGACAGTATCAGCAACATCATGGATCGCTGGACGCTGCAGATGGGCTTCCCTGTGGTGACTGTGGACACCCGCAGCGGCACCGTCAACCAGACCCATTTTCTGCTGGACCCCACATCTTCTGTGGACAGACCCTCTGTCTTCAA CTACACCTGGATCGTCCCCATCACCTGGATGACAGGGAGCAGCCACGGGAACAGCACCTACTGGCTGACCAAAGTCACAG ACACCAACAACAACTTCAAGCTCaacagctccagctggctcctgcTGAACCTTAATGTCACTGGCTACTTCCGTGTCAATTACAACCAGGAGAACTGGGACCAGCTCCTCAACCAGCTTGGCACTAACCACACG GTCTTCCCTGTGATCAACCGCGCCCAGATCATTGATGACGCCTTTAACCTGGCCAG GGCCAAGTACGTCAACGTGACCTTGGCTCTGGACACGACGCGGTTCCTGAGCCAGGAGACAGAATACATTCCGTGGCAGGCAGCGCTCAACAACCTCCAGTACTTCCAGCAGATGTTTGACCGCAGTGAGGTCTTTGGGGCCATGTCG AGATACATGAAGAAGCAGGTGACCCCTCTCTTCAGCTACTACAAGAACATCACCAATGGCTGGAAAGATATCCCCAGTGGCCTGATGGTCCA GTACAACGAAGTCAATGCCATCAGCACCGCCTGCTCCTACGGTGTCACCGAGTGCCAGCAGCTGGCCACCGACTACTTGCGCCAGTGGCAGGATGCCACGGACAACCC GGTCCCCCCGAACCTGCGCTCAGCCATTTACTGCAGCATGGTGGCCACGGGCGGGGAGGAGGCCTGGGATTTCCTCTGGGAGAAGTTCCAGAACGCCACTGTGGTGTCTGAGGCTGACAAGCTCCGCACagccctctcctgcagccctcaCCCCTGGATCCTCAACCG GTACCTGGAGTACACCCTTGACCCTACGAAGATCCGGAAGCAGGATGCCACCTCCACGATCAACAGCATTGCCAGCAACGTTGtggggcagcccctggcctGGGACTTCATCCGTGGCAACTGGAGGACGCTCTTCAGCCA GTATGGGGGCggctccttctccttctcccgcCTGATTTTATCTGTGACCCAGCGCTTCTCCTCAGAGTTTGAGCTGCAACAG ctggagcagttcAAGAAGGACAACCAGGACATCGGGTTTGGCTCGGGGACGCGGGCGCTGGAGCAGGCGCTGGAGCGCACCCGCGCCAACATCAACTGGGTGAAGGAGAACCGGGCCACAGTGCTGGCGTGGTTTGAGGACCAGACCAAATAA
- the LOC134558722 gene encoding mesoderm posterior protein 1-like: MAHGHTLPATAPLQDWADRGPPDPLGYSSSSPAASPDSCGLASPAAARGPCRGHAAPRPRGRKGLRGGGGAGVPRQSASEREKLRMRRLAQALLRLRHYLPPALAPAGQTLTKIETLRLATRYIAHLSALLGLSRGAPAPRHCPLCPRGLGCCQDTEPRDASPPGAAGWGSPPMAGTLPELHGAPGAGPGAWGSPLCSPAAGTAPEVFGAPEMGLETWGSPPYIPAAGTLPDVLGGPNIGMETWGSPSYIPATRTPPEMLGVSNIKTETWGPHPYMPAVGTSSGLNRAVTSTASPWLTPPHSAGAGTPPDPPGDVLDMGLAVSEFVGTGTVTQDLSADLLSLLEALFPPEPRH, translated from the exons ATGGCCCACGGCCACAcgctgcccgccaccgcccCTCTGCAGGACTGGGCTGACCGCGGCCCCCCGGACCCGCTGGgctacagcagcagctctcccgCAGCGTCGCCCGACTCCTGCGGGCTCGCGtcccccgccgccgctcggGGGCCCTGCCGCGGGCacgccgccccccgccccaggggcaggaaggggctgcggggcggcgggggcgcgggggtCCCGCGGCAGAGCGCCAGCGAGCGGGAGAAGCTGCGGATGCGGCGGCTGGCGCAGGCCCTGCTGCGGCTGCGGCATTACCTGCCGCCCGCGCTGGCGCCCGCCGGGCAGACCCTCACCAAGATCGAGACCCTGCGCCTCGCCACCCGCTACATCGCCCACCTCTCCgccctgctggggctcagccggggagcGCCGGCCCCCCGGCactgccccctctgcccccggggcctgggctgctgccaggacaCAGAGCCCCGCGATGCTTCGCCACCCGGCGCTGCGGGCTGGGGGTCACCTCCCATGGCGGGGACGCTCCCGGAGCTGCACGGGGCTCCCGGCGCGGGGCCGGGTGCCTGGGGGTCacctctctgcagccctgctgcggGCACTGCCCCAGAGGTGTTTGGGGCTCCGGAGATGGGCTTAGAGACCTGGGGGTCGCCCCCCtacatccctgctgcagggacccTCCCAGATGTACTTGGAGGTCCGAACATCGGGATGGAGACCTGGGGGTCTCCTTCTTACATCCCTGCAACCAGAACCCCCCCAGAGATGCTTGGGGTTTCCAACATCAAGACGGAGACTTGGGGACCCCACCCCTACATGCCTGCAGTGGGGACCTCCTCAGGGCTGAACAGGGCTGTCACCTCCACTGCGTCTCCCTGGCTGACCCCTCCCCACTCTGCGGGGGCTGGGACCCCCCCGGATCCCCCTGGTGATGTCCTGGACATGGGACTGGCGGTGTCAGAGTTCGTGGGCACAGGAACAGTCACCCAG GACCTCTCTGCGGACCTGCTCTCACTGCTGGAGGCTCTGTTCCCACCGGAGCCCCGGCACTGA
- the LOC134558732 gene encoding uncharacterized protein LOC134558732 has protein sequence MGSLCQQRGTRDARSPRVTRADRRASSHPESGRYSPAPAVLPAALREPQPSLAAAVCRGRRHLPPLRERAYLRDCVCVGEQGQVLGAQLRREAGLAWPRRPARAPRERRGDPRGSQSARPGDAGGSHGAGAAGTFPGCLRVPAPGPEAPLRPAPLAAEAPRQGGGTGTGPGPVRSAAGAGAGFGAGLGAGSVRGSVWVAMPGSVPVPGALRGALRTLCVAVLLGALRAGGTELTLELPDSAQRCFHQELESGVKFTLDYQVISGGHYDVDCYVEDPNGKTIYQETKKQYDSFSHHADVKGVYTFCFGNEFSTFSHKIVYFDFQVGDEPPILPDMNNRVTALTQMESACVTIHEMLNSVIDSQTHYRLREAQDRSRAEELNGRVSYWSVGETLILFVVSIGQVMLLKSFFTEKRPSSGGAGS, from the exons ATGGGAAGCCTCTGCCAGCAGCGGGGAACGCGGGATGCCAGGTCACCGAGGGTGACACGGGCTGACCGCAGGGCTTCATCCCACCCGGAGAGTGGCAGGTACAGCCCAGCCCCCGCTGTGCTGCCTGCCGCGctcagggagccccagcccagcctggcagcgGCCGTGTGCCGAGGCCGCCGACACCTCCCACCTCTCCGTGAACGCGCCTATTTACGAGACTGCGTGTGCgtgggggagcaggggcaggtgTTGGG CGCTCAGCTTCGGAGGGAGGCTGGTCTCGCGtggccccgccgcccggccaGGGCTCCCCGGGAGCGCCGAGGGGATCCCCGGGGCTCCCAGAGTGCTCGGCCCGGAGATGCCGGGGGGTCGCATGGTGCCGGGGCCGCGGGAACGTTCCCGGGATGCCTGCGGgtgcccgccccggggccggAGGCAccgctccgccccgccccgctcGCAGCGGAAGCGCCACGTCAGGGGGGCGGGACGGGGacggggccggggccggtgcggagcgctgccggtgccggtgccgggtTCGGTGCGGGGCTCGGTGCGGGTTCGGTGCGGGGCTCGGTGTGGGTGGCGATGCCGGGCTCGGTGCCGGTGCCGGGCGCGCTGCGGGGCGCGCTGCGGACGCTGTGCGTGGCCGTGCTGCTGGGCGCGCTGCGGGCCGGGGGCACGGAGCTGACGCTGGAGCTGCCCGACAGCGCCCAGCGCTGCTTCCACCAGGAGCTGGAGAGCGGCGTCAAATTCACCCTCGACTATCAG GTGATCAGCGGAGGACACTATGATGTGGACTGCTATGTGGAGGACCCCAATGGCAAGACCATCTACCAGGAGACCAAGAAGCAGTACGACAGCTTCTCGCACCACGCCGACGTCAAGGGTGTCTACACCTTCTGCTTCGGCAACGAGTTCTCCACCTTCTCCCACAAAATTGTCTACTTTGACTTCCAGGTGGGCGATGAGCCGCCCATCCTGCCCGACATGAACAACCGTGTCACCGCCCTGACACAG ATGGAATCGGCCTGTGTCACCATCCACGAGATGCTGAACTCGGTGATCGACTCCCAGACCCACTACCGGCTGCGGGAGGCGCAGGACCGGAGCAGGGCCGAGGAGCTCAATGGACGCGTCTCCTACTGGTCGGTGGGGGAAACTCTCATCCTCTTCGTGGTCAGCATCGGGCAGGTGATGCTGCTCAAGAGCTTCTTCACTGAGAAGAGACCCAGCAGCGGCGGAGCTGGCAGCTag
- the LOC134558466 gene encoding gonadotropin-releasing hormone II receptor-like isoform X1 gives MLTCVSVCRGWQGKDRAVPSWLRQGPSRAAKGAHTTAAAAGAGSLPYLPQYLPCSPSCPRADAGALSTEPQHCVSIAPAMARLGSAGQDTLDAGGGHPGPAVGNTSMEPPSITPPEWGCAWSPPEESGEEPLRLPTFSPAAQVRVAVTFALFALSAGCNLAVLGAVGGRGSGRRPHIRLLLRHLAAADLLVTVVVMPLDAVWNITLQWRAGDLLCRLLMYLRLLAMYASAFVTVVISLDRQAAILRPLAIARARARNRAMLHAAWILSAGLAVPQLFLFHTITLRPPHNFTQCTTRGSFPRPWHETLYNMVGFACLFLLPLLIMVCCYARILLEISRRMGSGLFSSQDASLRCSRNNIPRARLRMLRMSLVIVSSFILCWTPYYLLGLWHWFCPRALERRISPALTHILFIFGLFNACLDPITYGLFTIPLRGGWGCPCRHGPLAQPPSPATSSFRCSASSLPPQRGVQGVRLSPGAARDASCHSSSL, from the exons ATGCTTACGTGTGTGTCCGTGTGCCGTGGGTGGCAGGGGAAGGACCGTGCTGTTCCAAGCTGGCTGCGTCAAGGACCATCCAGAGCTGCCAAGGGCGCccacaccacagcagcagctgcaggtgctggctcTCTGCCGTACCTGCCCCAGtacctgccctgctccccctcGTGCCCCAGAGCAGATGCAGGAGCCCTCAGCACAGAGCCTCAGCACTGTGTGAGCATCGCCCCTGCCATGGCCCGGCTGGGGAGTGCCGGGCAGGACACCCTGGATGCAG GTGGGGGCCACCCAGGCCCTGCAGTGGGAAACACCAGCATGGAGCCCCCCAGCATCACGCCCCCCGAGTGGGGTTGCGCCTGGAGCCCCCCCGAGGAGAGCGGCGAGGAGCCCCTGCGGCTGCCCACCTTCTCCCCCGCCGCCCAGGTGCGCGTGGCCGTCACCTTCGCCCTCTTTGCCCTCTCGGCCGGCTGCAACCTGGCGGTGCTGGGGGCAGTGgggggccggggcagcggccGGCGCCCCCATATCCGCCTGCTGCTGCGGCACCTGGCCGCCGCCGACCTGCTGGTCACCGTGGTGGTGATGCCGCTGGACGCCGTCTGGAACATCACGCTGCAGTGGCGGGCGGGCGACCTCCTGTGCCGCCTGCTCATGTACCTGCGGCTGCTGGCCATGTACGCCTCCGCCTTCGTCACCGTGGTCATCAGCCTGGACCGGCAGGCCGCCATCCTGCGCCCGCTGGCCATCGCCCGCGCCCGCGCCCGCAACCGCGCCATGCTGCACGCCGCCTGGATCCTCAGCGCGGGGCTGGCCGTGCCACAG CTGTTCCTGTTCCACACCATCACCCTGCGGCCCCCGCACAACTTCACCCAGTGCACCACACGGGGCAGCTTCCCCCGGCCCTGGCACGAGACCCTCTACAACATGGTGGGCTTTGCCTGCCTCTTCCTGCTCCCGCTGCTCATCATGGTGTGCTGCTACGCCCGCATCCTGCTGGAGATCTCCCGCCGCATGGGCTCCGGCCTCT tcTCCTCGCAGGACGCGTCGCTGCGGTGCTCCAGGAACAACATCCCCCGGGCGCGGCTGCGGATGCTGCGCATGAGCCTGGTCATCGTCTCCTCCTTCATCCTCTGCTGGACCCCCTACTACCTGCTGGGGCTCTGGCACTGGTTCTGTCCCCGCGCCCTGGAGAGGAGGATCTCGCCGGCCCTCACACACATTCTCTTCATCTTTGGCCTCTTCAACGCATGCCTTGACCCCATCACCTACGGGCTCTTCACCATCCCCCTCCgggggggctggggctgcccgtGCCGGCACGgccccctggcccagcccccctccccagccaccAGCTCCTTCCGCTGCTCAGCGTCCTCCCTGCCGCCCCAGCGGGGCGTCCAGGGGGTGCGGCTatccccaggggctgccagggacgcctcctgtcacagcagctccctgtga